Proteins from a single region of Desulfatirhabdium butyrativorans DSM 18734:
- a CDS encoding GNAT family N-acetyltransferase encodes MGIQELDKMFRPRSVAVVGASPNTAKLGGIVLKNLAQRGFGGDIYPVNPIHTEIGHLKCYGSITDVEERVDLAILATPAPSLPEIMHECVKARVRGAIVLTSAGKKDERIAIEHRLRAISAEHGIRIIGPNSMGMIHTKIRLNASAGHVMPETGTIAFLSQSAAICTAILDMAVHIPVGFSHIVNLGAAIDVDYGDLLDFLGGDPQVASILLYLENLTNIRKFMSAARAVSRVKPIIALKAGRTPFGAQFAMDHTGASAGDDAVYDAAFERAGILRVKTFEELFDCAGILAAQPRPVGSGVVIITNSGGHGVMAADMLYEKGGTLTTLSEETLAKIDEILESKWSRTNPVHMPRDAQPEIYQKVVEACLGSPEVHGLIVLFSPNALVDANLVAKAVVEALKSRPTTNVTSWLGTGSVIGARTLFHNSQIPTYDTPERAVRAYMNICRHGEQIEMLQQIPPIVNKRLHFDADAVRTVLTRCLLENRFQPLPEEIAIILEAYGISPAMAAAKELSSSLASCRIRICLKTDPQFGPVICLCPEAVSDAVFGVRAIGLPPINRLLAKRLMQEGRIYELLRTYQITERHLIENLEDMIIRVSQLAIDFSEIIEMDLVVGLDGVSGPWVIQSSLQLQPAAVPAPLHLVISPYPSQYESQFYIDGLGKVLTRPIRPEDEPLLLGLFKSLSPRSIYMRFFTPMRTFQHSLLARFTQIDYDREIAQVAILEDAPEAEAMLGVARVIGEPNLERGEFAVVIRDGYQGKGIGAELLQQCLTIAGKRGMKTIYGIVLSENLQMLALGRKLGFKITRIPESSEYELVFKLDSKDAKPKDTG; translated from the coding sequence ATGGGTATACAAGAACTTGACAAGATGTTCCGCCCTCGTTCCGTCGCTGTTGTGGGAGCGAGCCCCAACACCGCCAAGCTGGGGGGTATCGTTCTTAAAAATCTGGCCCAGCGGGGTTTTGGCGGGGACATATATCCGGTCAATCCGATTCATACGGAAATCGGCCATCTCAAATGCTATGGATCGATCACCGATGTCGAAGAGCGTGTCGATCTGGCAATCCTGGCTACGCCAGCACCCTCCCTTCCGGAAATTATGCACGAGTGCGTAAAGGCGCGGGTTCGGGGCGCCATCGTGCTCACCTCTGCCGGCAAGAAGGATGAGCGCATAGCCATCGAGCACCGGCTTCGCGCCATCTCGGCGGAGCACGGTATCCGGATCATTGGACCCAACAGCATGGGCATGATCCACACCAAAATCCGCCTGAATGCCAGCGCCGGGCATGTCATGCCGGAAACCGGAACCATCGCCTTTCTTTCCCAGAGTGCTGCCATCTGCACGGCCATTCTCGATATGGCTGTCCATATTCCTGTCGGTTTCAGCCATATCGTCAATCTGGGGGCGGCCATCGATGTCGATTATGGCGATCTGCTGGATTTTCTCGGAGGAGATCCCCAGGTTGCCAGCATCCTGCTGTATCTGGAAAACCTGACCAACATCCGCAAATTCATGAGTGCGGCGCGCGCCGTCAGCCGGGTGAAACCCATCATCGCCCTGAAAGCCGGCAGAACCCCGTTCGGCGCGCAATTCGCCATGGACCATACGGGCGCATCCGCAGGAGACGATGCGGTCTATGATGCCGCTTTCGAGCGGGCAGGCATTCTGCGGGTCAAGACATTCGAGGAGCTGTTCGATTGCGCGGGCATCCTGGCCGCACAGCCCCGGCCCGTTGGCTCAGGGGTTGTCATCATCACCAATTCCGGCGGTCATGGGGTGATGGCTGCGGACATGCTCTACGAAAAAGGTGGAACCCTCACGACGCTTTCCGAAGAAACGCTCGCCAAAATCGATGAAATCCTGGAAAGCAAATGGAGTCGGACCAATCCGGTTCACATGCCGCGGGATGCCCAGCCGGAAATCTACCAGAAAGTCGTCGAAGCCTGTCTGGGGTCTCCGGAAGTGCATGGTCTGATCGTTCTGTTCTCCCCGAATGCCCTCGTTGATGCCAATCTTGTTGCAAAGGCGGTCGTCGAAGCCCTGAAAAGCAGGCCGACCACCAATGTGACCTCCTGGCTGGGAACGGGAAGCGTGATCGGCGCCCGGACATTGTTTCACAATTCCCAAATTCCCACCTACGACACGCCAGAGAGGGCCGTCCGGGCCTACATGAACATCTGCCGGCACGGCGAGCAGATCGAAATGCTCCAGCAGATACCGCCCATTGTCAACAAACGGTTGCATTTCGATGCCGATGCGGTACGGACCGTGCTGACACGATGCCTCCTGGAAAATCGGTTTCAACCACTTCCGGAAGAAATCGCCATCATCCTCGAGGCCTATGGGATTTCTCCGGCGATGGCTGCCGCCAAGGAACTCTCTTCTTCCCTTGCCAGTTGTCGGATCCGTATCTGTTTGAAAACGGACCCCCAGTTTGGTCCTGTCATCTGCCTCTGCCCAGAGGCTGTTTCGGATGCGGTTTTTGGCGTCCGCGCCATCGGTCTGCCCCCGATCAATCGTTTGCTGGCAAAACGGCTGATGCAGGAGGGCCGGATCTATGAGCTGCTCAGAACGTATCAGATTACCGAAAGACATCTGATCGAAAATCTGGAAGACATGATCATCCGCGTCTCCCAACTCGCCATCGATTTCTCGGAAATCATCGAGATGGATTTGGTCGTGGGGCTTGACGGCGTATCCGGTCCATGGGTCATCCAGAGCTCGCTGCAGTTGCAGCCAGCCGCTGTTCCCGCGCCGCTGCATCTGGTGATCAGCCCCTATCCCAGCCAGTATGAATCACAATTCTACATTGACGGGCTTGGCAAAGTTCTCACGCGCCCCATTCGTCCCGAGGATGAACCGCTGCTGCTCGGGCTCTTCAAATCCCTTTCCCCCCGCAGTATTTACATGCGTTTTTTCACGCCGATGCGAACATTTCAGCACAGCCTGCTGGCCCGATTCACCCAGATCGACTATGACCGGGAAATCGCCCAGGTTGCCATCCTCGAGGATGCGCCCGAAGCGGAAGCCATGCTCGGTGTTGCGCGCGTTATCGGAGAACCCAATCTGGAAAGGGGGGAGTTCGCGGTTGTCATTCGGGATGGCTATCAGGGAAAGGGAATTGGCGCCGAATTGCTCCAGCAGTGCCTCACGATTGCCGGGAAAAGAGGCATGAAAACCATTTATGGCATCGTTCTTTCGGAAAACCTGCAAATGCTGGCCCTGGGGCGCAAGCTGGGGTTCAAGATCACCCGGATACCGGAATCCAGCGAATATGAGCTCGTGTTCAAGCTTGATTCAAAAGACGCAAAACCGAAGGATACAGGGTGA
- a CDS encoding HD domain-containing protein: protein MSMDPEDWFSDYVRGFYTGIEEDDRNIELKEVHTRCVRGNMERLCAALCLDAENRRLADNIALFHDIGRFEQYRKYRTFSDRKSVNHALLGVRVLARYKVLAGLPDQARRIVLRAIAFHNAAELPLSSTGIERTLMQLIRDADKLDIWRVVTTYYHRKDRTSNKTVELDLPDTAEWNPKILEALMSHRFARLADMRTLNDFKLLQIGWVYDLNCGESFRIVQERGYIEAIAETLPDAPEIRAAVQEALRYIADPPLTRNVHGGVATAVDENPT from the coding sequence ATGAGTATGGATCCAGAAGACTGGTTTTCGGATTACGTCCGGGGATTTTATACCGGTATCGAAGAAGACGACCGCAATATCGAACTCAAGGAAGTCCATACCCGATGTGTTCGGGGAAATATGGAAAGGCTCTGCGCCGCCTTGTGTCTCGATGCGGAAAATCGCAGACTTGCCGATAATATCGCCCTGTTTCACGATATTGGCCGGTTTGAACAATACCGGAAGTACCGGACCTTCTCCGATCGCAAATCGGTCAACCACGCATTGCTCGGTGTCCGGGTGCTTGCCAGGTACAAGGTGCTTGCAGGATTGCCCGATCAGGCAAGGCGCATCGTTTTGCGGGCCATCGCGTTCCACAATGCGGCAGAGCTGCCCCTTTCCTCAACGGGAATCGAGCGCACCCTGATGCAACTGATTCGGGATGCGGACAAGCTGGATATCTGGCGGGTGGTGACGACCTATTACCATCGGAAGGATCGCACATCCAACAAGACCGTCGAGCTGGACTTGCCGGATACGGCCGAGTGGAACCCGAAAATTCTCGAAGCGCTGATGAGCCACCGGTTCGCCAGACTTGCGGACATGCGGACACTCAATGACTTCAAGCTGCTGCAGATCGGATGGGTGTATGACCTGAACTGTGGGGAATCCTTCCGTATCGTGCAGGAACGCGGCTACATCGAGGCCATCGCCGAAACACTCCCGGATGCCCCTGAAATCCGGGCTGCCGTTCAGGAGGCGCTTCGGTATATCGCAGATCCGCCATTAACCAGAAATGTTCACGGCGGTGTCGCCACCGCTGTCGATGAAAATCCAACCTGA
- the mscL gene encoding large conductance mechanosensitive channel protein MscL: MISIDPRKTATTLFDEFKKFAFKGNVIDMAVGVIIGAAFGKIIDSLVKQIIMPLVSLLLPSQQGYLGWKLIIGTKEIPYGLFLGEVVNFLIVAAALFLFIVKFLGWLMKEKKQEAPPAPAPEPVLSTDQQLLTEIRDLLKNRP; the protein is encoded by the coding sequence ATGATATCGATCGATCCGAGGAAAACGGCCACCACCCTGTTCGATGAATTCAAAAAATTCGCTTTCAAAGGCAATGTCATCGATATGGCTGTCGGCGTGATCATCGGTGCAGCCTTCGGCAAAATCATCGATTCACTGGTCAAACAAATCATCATGCCGCTGGTCAGCCTTCTGTTACCCAGTCAACAGGGATATCTGGGTTGGAAGCTCATCATAGGCACCAAGGAAATCCCCTACGGATTGTTTCTGGGAGAAGTGGTGAATTTCCTGATCGTGGCAGCCGCCCTCTTTCTGTTTATCGTCAAGTTCCTTGGATGGCTCATGAAGGAGAAAAAACAGGAAGCTCCACCTGCCCCAGCACCTGAGCCTGTGTTGAGCACAGATCAGCAGTTGCTGACGGAGATTCGGGATTTGTTGAAGAACCGCCCATGA
- a CDS encoding aldehyde ferredoxin oxidoreductase family protein, producing the protein MTETKWFGWRGKLLRVDLSRRRIAAESIDPHLARDFIGARGWGIRYLLKEVDPACDPFGPENKLMMACGPLTATAAPTGARYVITTKSPLSGAITVSNSGGYFPAELKKTGYDMIIVEGVAAEPVYLWIDGERAELRNAAHLWGKTTHETDDILRSETDEKAKTAVIGPAGENRVLFAAIMNDRDRAAGRGGVGAVMGAKKLKGIVVRGASEVALADPQAFKEANARYRDRFRIAAQKLPPALRTHGTAITAAATQQRGVFPTRNFRTGQFEGWEAIYGETLTKRFLVKSKPCFSCPIACGRVTRIPEGPFQGEGEGPEYETIYSLGSDCGISDLAALTKANYLCNELGLDTISMGSAVACAMELYEKQVIDASVTGFPLVWGDGAALVELVKQTAFRTDFGDRLAEGSFRLASRYGHPELAMVSKGVDFAGYDPRGSQGMGLAYATSPMGASHMRGDTAYCELLGVPYAIDPLSWQDKAKLVAKWQDAFSIIDAAGLCVFFSVRYLMDGTLDVRPTGILELLNAATGAGYTLEELEQAGERIFNAERLFLMRAGFDRSHDTLPPRIVSDPMPDGPAKGMVCHLSEMLDAYYPLRGWSQDGKPTAEKLQQLGL; encoded by the coding sequence ATGACGGAAACGAAATGGTTCGGCTGGCGGGGAAAATTGCTTCGGGTGGACCTGAGCAGGAGACGTATTGCGGCAGAATCGATCGATCCCCATCTTGCCCGGGATTTTATCGGCGCACGCGGATGGGGGATCCGCTACCTGCTGAAGGAAGTCGACCCGGCCTGTGATCCCTTCGGGCCGGAGAACAAGCTGATGATGGCCTGCGGACCACTGACGGCAACGGCTGCGCCTACCGGCGCCCGCTATGTGATTACCACCAAATCGCCCCTGAGCGGCGCCATCACGGTTTCGAACTCCGGGGGATATTTTCCGGCGGAACTCAAGAAAACCGGGTACGATATGATCATCGTGGAAGGGGTTGCGGCAGAGCCGGTTTATCTCTGGATCGACGGGGAAAGGGCCGAACTGCGCAATGCCGCGCATCTCTGGGGAAAAACCACCCATGAGACGGACGATATCCTGCGAAGCGAGACGGATGAGAAGGCCAAAACCGCCGTCATCGGACCGGCGGGAGAGAACCGGGTTCTGTTTGCAGCCATCATGAACGACCGCGATCGTGCGGCAGGGCGGGGCGGGGTCGGCGCCGTCATGGGCGCCAAAAAGCTCAAGGGCATTGTGGTTCGGGGAGCCTCGGAAGTTGCTCTGGCCGATCCGCAAGCCTTCAAGGAAGCCAACGCCCGGTATCGGGATCGATTCAGAATCGCTGCGCAAAAACTGCCGCCCGCCCTGCGCACGCACGGAACGGCCATTACGGCAGCGGCAACCCAGCAGCGCGGGGTGTTCCCGACGCGCAATTTCCGGACCGGACAATTTGAAGGCTGGGAAGCCATTTACGGTGAAACGCTCACCAAGCGGTTCCTGGTGAAATCGAAGCCCTGCTTCAGTTGCCCGATTGCCTGCGGCAGGGTGACCCGCATTCCCGAAGGACCGTTTCAGGGAGAAGGGGAAGGGCCGGAATACGAAACCATTTATTCACTCGGATCGGATTGCGGCATCAGCGATCTGGCAGCGCTTACCAAGGCGAATTATCTGTGCAACGAATTGGGGCTCGACACCATCAGCATGGGCTCGGCGGTTGCCTGCGCCATGGAATTGTACGAGAAGCAGGTCATCGATGCCTCGGTTACTGGCTTTCCGCTGGTTTGGGGCGATGGGGCCGCGCTGGTCGAACTGGTGAAACAGACGGCTTTCCGCACGGATTTCGGTGACCGGCTTGCCGAGGGCAGTTTCCGGCTTGCCTCCAGATACGGCCATCCGGAGCTTGCCATGGTATCCAAAGGGGTGGATTTTGCAGGCTACGATCCAAGGGGCAGCCAGGGAATGGGACTTGCCTACGCCACATCGCCGATGGGCGCCTCGCACATGCGGGGGGATACGGCTTACTGTGAGCTGCTCGGTGTACCCTATGCCATCGATCCCCTGAGCTGGCAGGACAAGGCCAAACTGGTCGCCAAATGGCAGGATGCCTTTTCCATTATCGATGCGGCAGGGCTTTGCGTGTTCTTCAGCGTCCGGTATCTCATGGACGGCACACTCGATGTTCGGCCAACCGGTATTCTCGAACTCCTGAATGCCGCAACCGGCGCAGGTTACACCCTGGAAGAGCTAGAGCAGGCAGGGGAGCGCATCTTCAATGCCGAGAGACTCTTTCTGATGCGAGCGGGCTTTGACCGAAGCCACGATACCCTTCCGCCCCGCATCGTGAGCGATCCCATGCCCGATGGACCGGCCAAGGGCATGGTCTGCCATCTTTCGGAAATGCTCGATGCCTATTATCCATTACGCGGCTGGAGCCAGGACGGAAAGCCGACAGCGGAAAAGCTGCAACAGCTCGGGTTGTAA
- a CDS encoding ferredoxin, which translates to MGFNPIVDEDKCQGCEQCVDVCPVEVYEMVDGKSHPVNAEECLGCESCVEVCEAGAITIEET; encoded by the coding sequence ATGGGATTCAATCCGATCGTGGACGAGGACAAATGTCAGGGTTGTGAACAATGTGTGGATGTTTGTCCGGTTGAAGTGTATGAAATGGTGGATGGAAAATCGCATCCGGTCAATGCGGAAGAATGCCTGGGTTGTGAAAGCTGCGTAGAGGTTTGTGAAGCGGGCGCCATCACCATCGAAGAGACCTGA
- a CDS encoding methylated-DNA--[protein]-cysteine S-methyltransferase translates to MIRITDFETAMGTAWIVWRSFSDTILEIGLPGTLSPAVFERYGIAPIQAGANETTSEVDDILQAVRLYFAGERNPLLSFWHRLDLGSLTEKQVRVLQAVYAIPYGQTRTYADIAAVIGSPAAARFVGNTMAKNPFPIIIPCHRVIRKDGSLGGFGGGIDLKARMLEMERR, encoded by the coding sequence ATGATCCGAATCACCGATTTTGAAACCGCCATGGGAACTGCATGGATCGTGTGGCGAAGTTTTTCGGATACGATTTTGGAAATTGGTCTCCCCGGCACGCTTTCCCCTGCCGTTTTCGAACGGTATGGCATTGCGCCCATCCAGGCCGGCGCTAACGAAACCACATCGGAAGTTGATGACATCCTTCAGGCTGTTCGGCTGTATTTCGCAGGCGAAAGAAACCCCCTCCTTTCTTTCTGGCACAGGCTCGATCTGGGTTCCCTGACGGAAAAGCAGGTCCGCGTGCTTCAGGCAGTGTATGCCATTCCATACGGCCAAACCCGAACCTATGCCGACATTGCGGCTGTCATCGGCAGCCCTGCAGCAGCCCGGTTCGTTGGAAACACAATGGCCAAAAACCCTTTCCCGATCATCATTCCCTGTCACCGGGTCATCCGGAAGGATGGCTCCCTCGGCGGATTCGGCGGCGGAATCGATCTCAAAGCCCGGATGCTCGAAATGGAACGGCGCTGA
- a CDS encoding 4Fe-4S dicluster domain-containing protein, translating into MSKKIYVIDPERCTGCRLCEIVCSVKHMGISNPAKSAIHIIKWDQEGFYLPMHCQHCEDAPCMAICPKKAISRDEVLDRVVIDYDLCIGCKLCVSACPFGAMGYDPDSKRVFKCDLCDGDPQCVRFCDMKAVDYVETSHHSLQRMRESSERYSEVMRKHCGA; encoded by the coding sequence ATGTCCAAGAAAATCTATGTTATCGATCCAGAACGATGCACGGGATGCCGACTCTGCGAAATCGTCTGCTCGGTGAAGCACATGGGGATCAGCAACCCGGCCAAATCCGCCATTCATATCATCAAATGGGATCAGGAAGGTTTTTACCTGCCCATGCACTGCCAGCACTGCGAAGATGCGCCCTGCATGGCCATCTGCCCGAAAAAGGCCATCTCGAGAGATGAAGTCCTCGACAGGGTGGTGATCGATTACGATCTGTGCATCGGCTGCAAACTCTGCGTGTCGGCCTGCCCCTTCGGTGCCATGGGGTATGACCCGGACAGCAAACGGGTTTTCAAATGCGATCTGTGTGACGGCGATCCGCAGTGTGTGCGCTTCTGCGACATGAAAGCCGTCGATTATGTGGAGACATCCCATCACAGCCTGCAGCGCATGCGGGAATCTTCCGAACGATATTCGGAGGTCATGCGCAAGCATTGCGGCGCGTGA
- a CDS encoding aldehyde ferredoxin oxidoreductase family protein, with product MALDRKIATIDLGTGRIDIEPIPIEWRKKFIGGRGLDAFLLYTHAPRGCDPLGPDNVAVISAGLLVGTMASASARTHVMAKSPLTGLTGSANMGGFFGPEMRWAGFDHLVIKGKAEKPVYLYINNGTIEIRDAAKVWGKGVYDTQDIIRKELGDEETQILCIGPAGEKLVRFACVMTGRKNAAGRTGMGAVLGSKNLKAIACRGTMDLAIKQPLAALEYNKEIIDQVISTKVSQIMQRWGTGFIFGVTNTTGLVRTRNFQYNQLPDSEDIEAENLDKYSIGVDGCFGCQVHCRHRYIIQEGPYAGTYAQGPEYTSQGAFGTEVGCRSMNTVLTANHLVNDYGMDTLETGSMIAWAMELYEKGLLTDTDTEGIKLEWGKDDVVLEMIRKIAFREGLGNILAEGPKIAANTVGPESWKYLIHVKGMSNLHSDERATPSLALNIAVSSRGADHLRGRPAIDLYNLPMKVLDKVYRNPDGYEGPLTNNYSEYDGKARMVMWQELNYMAVDCLGVCKYHTVFLSPNHPTFNEFSKLILLNTGLELSPKDIWDIANRCYTIERLFNLREGMTRKDDWLPDRYFDEPTKLGLPVARGKCIDREKFKGMIDEYYRLHEWDENGVPTPELLQRLDIADLTADKA from the coding sequence ATGGCATTGGATCGCAAGATCGCCACGATCGACCTCGGGACGGGTCGGATCGATATCGAGCCGATTCCCATCGAATGGCGAAAGAAATTTATTGGTGGACGGGGACTGGACGCTTTCCTTCTCTATACGCATGCGCCCAGGGGATGTGACCCGCTCGGGCCGGACAACGTGGCGGTCATCAGTGCGGGGCTTCTGGTCGGTACCATGGCTTCCGCATCGGCCAGAACCCATGTCATGGCCAAATCGCCGCTCACGGGGTTGACCGGATCGGCCAATATGGGCGGGTTTTTCGGACCCGAAATGCGATGGGCGGGATTCGATCATCTGGTCATCAAGGGGAAGGCGGAAAAGCCGGTCTACCTGTACATCAACAACGGCACGATCGAAATCCGGGATGCCGCCAAGGTGTGGGGGAAAGGCGTCTACGATACCCAGGACATCATCCGGAAGGAACTCGGCGACGAGGAAACGCAAATCCTGTGCATCGGTCCTGCCGGAGAAAAGCTGGTACGCTTTGCCTGCGTGATGACGGGCAGGAAAAACGCCGCGGGTCGAACGGGCATGGGCGCCGTTCTGGGCTCCAAAAACCTCAAGGCCATCGCCTGCAGGGGAACGATGGATCTCGCCATCAAACAGCCGCTTGCAGCCTTGGAATACAACAAGGAAATCATCGATCAGGTCATTTCCACCAAGGTATCCCAGATCATGCAGCGCTGGGGAACCGGGTTCATTTTCGGCGTGACCAACACGACAGGTCTGGTGAGAACCCGAAACTTCCAGTACAACCAGCTTCCCGACAGTGAAGACATCGAAGCCGAAAATCTCGATAAATACAGCATCGGCGTGGACGGCTGCTTCGGGTGCCAGGTGCACTGCCGCCATCGCTACATCATTCAGGAAGGCCCCTATGCAGGCACCTACGCCCAGGGACCGGAATACACGAGCCAGGGCGCTTTCGGAACCGAGGTCGGCTGCCGGAGCATGAACACGGTCCTGACGGCCAACCATCTGGTGAACGACTACGGCATGGATACGCTGGAAACCGGCAGCATGATTGCCTGGGCCATGGAGCTCTATGAAAAAGGGCTCCTGACAGATACCGACACCGAAGGCATCAAACTGGAATGGGGTAAGGACGACGTCGTTCTGGAAATGATCCGAAAAATCGCTTTTCGGGAGGGTCTGGGCAACATTCTGGCCGAAGGACCCAAAATCGCTGCCAACACCGTCGGCCCTGAAAGCTGGAAATACCTCATTCACGTCAAGGGCATGAGCAATCTGCATTCGGATGAGCGGGCGACGCCATCGCTGGCGCTCAACATCGCCGTCAGCTCGAGGGGCGCGGACCATCTGCGGGGGCGGCCGGCCATCGACCTCTACAATCTGCCCATGAAGGTGCTCGACAAGGTATATCGGAATCCGGACGGTTATGAAGGCCCCCTGACGAACAACTACAGTGAATATGACGGCAAGGCCCGGATGGTCATGTGGCAGGAGCTCAACTACATGGCGGTCGATTGCCTGGGGGTTTGCAAGTATCACACGGTTTTCCTGAGCCCCAATCATCCGACGTTCAACGAATTTTCAAAACTGATTCTGTTGAACACCGGTCTGGAACTGAGCCCGAAAGACATCTGGGACATCGCAAACCGCTGCTATACCATCGAAAGGCTCTTCAATTTGCGGGAAGGCATGACGCGTAAGGATGACTGGCTTCCGGATCGATATTTCGACGAACCCACCAAACTGGGGCTTCCGGTGGCCCGGGGCAAATGCATCGATCGGGAGAAATTCAAGGGCATGATCGATGAATACTACCGATTGCACGAATGGGACGAAAATGGCGTGCCGACCCCCGAGCTTCTGCAACGTCTCGATATCGCCGATTTAACTGCAGACAAGGCATGA
- a CDS encoding IclR family transcriptional regulator: MTTTYKAPAVQKAFQILKTLVEAQSPLGISDLSRQLGIGKSTVHGLIASLIEAGAIERTASEKAYVLGPALVDLAFRSWSHLFTAKTIAPILDELRDSTGLTVFLGVLSRERTIIVATSASRNALAISSPPGTTIPMLAGALGKLYIAALDTEQATNILTQTGLTPYTDHSIQSVPDYLAECAFVRSTGFAFDDEEYIPGVRAVATRVGQYRGLLLALWVVGFSKDLERHDDPGLLQAISSCADRVRKELDQPAE, translated from the coding sequence ATGACAACGACATACAAGGCGCCGGCGGTTCAAAAAGCCTTTCAAATCCTCAAAACCCTCGTGGAAGCGCAATCCCCTCTTGGTATCAGCGATCTTTCCCGGCAATTGGGCATCGGAAAGAGCACGGTTCATGGGCTGATCGCGTCGCTGATCGAGGCGGGCGCCATCGAACGCACGGCATCCGAAAAAGCCTACGTTTTGGGTCCGGCCCTGGTCGATCTGGCCTTCCGGAGCTGGAGCCATCTGTTTACCGCAAAAACCATCGCACCGATTCTCGACGAGCTGCGGGACTCCACCGGCCTTACCGTTTTTCTTGGGGTGCTGAGCCGGGAGCGGACCATCATCGTGGCCACATCCGCATCCCGAAATGCCCTCGCCATTTCCTCGCCGCCGGGCACGACCATCCCGATGCTTGCCGGCGCACTGGGAAAACTCTATATTGCAGCCCTCGATACGGAGCAGGCCACAAATATCTTGACACAAACCGGCCTGACACCTTACACAGACCACTCCATCCAGTCCGTTCCAGACTATCTGGCGGAATGTGCATTCGTTCGATCCACGGGATTCGCCTTCGATGATGAAGAATACATTCCGGGGGTCCGCGCCGTTGCGACCCGGGTGGGCCAATATCGAGGCCTGTTGCTGGCGCTGTGGGTCGTTGGATTTTCCAAGGACCTCGAGCGCCATGACGATCCCGGTCTGCTCCAGGCCATCAGTTCGTGTGCCGATCGCGTCCGAAAAGAACTCGATCAACCGGCTGAATGA
- a CDS encoding inorganic phosphate transporter, translated as MTEIVLGLGLIAGIYMAWNIGANDIANGMASPVAAKALTLRQAVFLGGILDFVGATFIGSHVTSTISKDIVRTEFISDPHTVAIGLLAALFAAAFWVFMATWKQLPVSTTHSIVGAVVGFGFAAGGIKAVQWGHLIPIVASWIISPLFAGLLTYVIFLLIRSRILSQKESFLKALAWTPFFAGVTFFVVFLSLLTKTPLGDRLHIGFWEGIVSSFSVSIALGFLARQLMKKVIAATEEEKIEHIFRRLQIFTACYVCLAHGANDVANAIGPLAGIYFIYKYHTVATSAEVPWFLLAGGGLFIALGVFTWGYRVIETIGHKITVLNNTRGFAVDFGTATSVLIASKLGLPVSTTHAAVGSVIGVGLSGGLGAVDFRVVWNITVYWIVSLPLSAIPTIVLYYLFKWLLPG; from the coding sequence ATGACAGAAATCGTATTGGGACTCGGCCTGATCGCCGGTATTTACATGGCCTGGAATATCGGTGCAAACGATATCGCCAACGGCATGGCTTCCCCTGTTGCGGCAAAAGCATTGACGCTGCGGCAGGCGGTATTTCTGGGAGGCATTCTCGATTTTGTCGGCGCGACATTCATCGGATCCCACGTCACTTCCACGATCAGCAAAGACATCGTCCGAACCGAGTTCATCTCCGATCCCCATACCGTTGCCATCGGCCTGCTGGCTGCCTTGTTTGCCGCAGCCTTCTGGGTATTCATGGCCACCTGGAAGCAGTTGCCGGTTTCCACCACCCATTCCATCGTGGGCGCTGTCGTCGGATTCGGTTTTGCCGCCGGGGGCATAAAAGCCGTGCAATGGGGTCATCTCATTCCGATCGTCGCCTCATGGATCATCTCGCCGCTTTTTGCGGGCCTGCTGACCTATGTGATCTTTCTGCTGATTCGAAGCCGGATTCTCAGCCAGAAAGAAAGTTTTCTCAAGGCCCTGGCCTGGACACCGTTTTTTGCGGGGGTCACCTTTTTTGTGGTATTTCTGTCCCTGCTGACCAAGACCCCGTTGGGAGACAGGCTTCACATCGGGTTCTGGGAAGGCATTGTCAGTTCCTTTTCCGTCTCGATTGCGCTTGGATTTCTCGCCAGGCAATTGATGAAGAAGGTCATCGCAGCCACCGAAGAAGAAAAAATCGAACATATTTTCAGGAGACTCCAGATTTTCACGGCCTGTTATGTGTGCCTGGCACATGGCGCAAACGACGTGGCCAATGCAATCGGCCCCCTGGCCGGTATTTACTTCATTTATAAGTACCACACCGTTGCGACGAGCGCGGAAGTGCCCTGGTTTCTGCTTGCCGGAGGGGGACTGTTCATCGCGCTGGGCGTTTTTACCTGGGGCTACCGGGTCATCGAAACCATCGGTCACAAGATCACCGTGTTGAACAACACCCGGGGGTTTGCGGTGGATTTCGGAACAGCCACATCGGTGCTGATCGCCTCGAAACTGGGGCTGCCGGTATCCACCACCCATGCCGCCGTCGGTTCGGTCATCGGCGTCGGATTGAGCGGGGGGCTCGGGGCCGTGGATTTCAGGGTCGTATGGAATATAACCGTTTACTGGATCGTTTCCCTGCCGCTGTCGGCGATCCCGACCATTGTCCTCTATTACTTATTCAAATGGCTTTTGCCCGGTTGA